One Pleurocapsa sp. PCC 7327 DNA segment encodes these proteins:
- a CDS encoding DUF3096 domain-containing protein: protein MLDYRFLPQMLLAQEVVQVHLRINGLLALLAGILILAIPRLLNYIMAIYLIVIAIIDLFGLRA from the coding sequence ATGCTTGACTATAGGTTTCTTCCTCAAATGCTTCTCGCTCAAGAAGTGGTGCAAGTACATCTCAGGATTAATGGACTGCTTGCGCTTTTGGCAGGCATCTTGATTCTCGCAATCCCCAGACTTCTTAACTACATCATGGCTATTTACCTAATCGTAATAGCAATAATAGATCTTTTTGGCTTACGCGCCTAG
- a CDS encoding isoaspartyl peptidase/L-asparaginase: MTDRQPKLIIHGGAGSSLKGKGGLEAVRKSLHFVVKEIYDLLLQGTNAVDAVVRGCQLLEDDPCFNAGTGSVLQSDGQIRMSASLMDGAAQRFSGVINVSRVKNPIQLAQALQNECDRVLSDYGAAELLRELKLPIYDPLINIRLQEWIQEREDNFRKKMAGVVAEQALVTSQEARRGTIGVVVLDKQGRLAVGTSTGGKGLERIGRVSDSAMPAGNYASKYAAVSCTGIGEDIIDECLAARIVVRVSDGLSLAEAMERSMKESYEHRRDLGAIALDATGAIAWGKTSEVLLAAYHDGKAIGDTLEWSGNELIGYLNP; encoded by the coding sequence ATGACCGATCGGCAACCCAAACTCATCATTCACGGCGGGGCTGGCAGTTCTCTCAAAGGGAAAGGCGGACTGGAAGCTGTGCGTAAGTCTCTCCATTTCGTCGTCAAAGAAATTTACGATCTGCTGCTGCAAGGGACGAACGCTGTTGATGCTGTTGTTCGGGGTTGCCAGCTACTAGAAGATGACCCTTGCTTTAATGCAGGAACGGGATCGGTTCTGCAATCGGACGGACAAATCCGCATGAGTGCATCTCTGATGGACGGGGCGGCGCAACGCTTCAGTGGCGTTATCAACGTCTCTCGCGTTAAAAATCCGATTCAGCTCGCTCAAGCGCTGCAAAACGAATGCGATCGCGTTCTTTCCGATTATGGCGCAGCAGAACTGTTGCGAGAACTCAAGCTTCCCATTTACGATCCGCTCATCAATATCCGCCTGCAAGAGTGGATTCAGGAACGAGAAGATAACTTTAGGAAAAAGATGGCAGGAGTTGTTGCCGAACAGGCGTTGGTGACTTCTCAGGAAGCGCGACGGGGTACGATTGGTGTCGTTGTCCTCGACAAGCAAGGACGATTGGCGGTTGGCACTTCGACAGGCGGTAAAGGGTTGGAGAGAATCGGACGCGTGAGCGATTCTGCCATGCCTGCAGGGAATTATGCCAGCAAATATGCGGCAGTAAGCTGTACGGGAATTGGCGAAGATATCATCGATGAATGTCTGGCGGCGCGGATTGTGGTGCGCGTCAGCGACGGGTTATCGCTAGCAGAAGCGATGGAACGTTCGATGAAGGAATCCTACGAGCATCGACGAGATTTAGGTGCGATCGCGCTGGATGCTACGGGTGCGATCGCGTGGGGAAAAACCAGCGAAGTTCTACTCGCTGCCTATCACGACGGTAAGGCAATCGGCGATACCCTGGAATGGTCGGGGAACGAGTTAATCGGTTATCTCAACCCCTAA